CGGAAGGCTTCGAAGTAACTTCTGAGAGCGAAACCGATTTTGCTAGCTTGAAGCTATCGAAAGCTTCACTTGAAGCTTTACAATGCAAAGAGCTGACCAAAAGTCTTTACTCTTCAGATTACTTCTCTAAAATGATAAAAGCAATTACAAGCTCTGAGAAAGTGATGCTTTGGCTTGGAAACGACTATCCTGTAAAACTTGAGTTCGAGCTTGCAAATGGGCATGGCAAAGCTTACTATCTACTAGCGCCCAGAATAGAAAGTGAGTAACTTTTTACAAAATGCTCGAGCTTTACACACTCGCAAAATATCCTTTTCTAAAAGATTCTTTACTACATATAAAGCAGCAAGGATTAACGCTTGAAGAGCTCCTGACGAGTCATCTCTACGAAAGGGCTAGAGCTCTAGGGCTGAGTAGAGTTGAAGAATCTTTAGAACACAGCGAAATTAAAGAACACGATTTATCAACTCCAACAGCTCAGCTTATGGAGCTTTTATCATATCCATTTGCAAGGCTGTTAGTCTCGTGCATTAACGATAAATTTTTAATGAAAAGATACTCGTTAGCAGAAGCTACACTTGCATCTAAAAGATTGCTTGAAGAAAATATTGACTTGATAGAGCTTGTGTGCAAAGAATTCTTTAGCGATCTTCACAGGGATTGTGATTTTTTTAAAATTCATTTCTCAGAGTATCTCAAATATTCATCAAACTTAAGAAGCGCTGATTGGAAACTTGTAAATTGTGAGCTTAGCAATGGATGGATTAAAATCTCTAAAAAAGATTTTGTAAGATTATCTCAAGAAGCAATAAGAGCAAAAATAGATTTGGAGCTACCTATTGAGGTAGATAAAGAGCTAAA
The Candidatus Thermoplasmatota archaeon DNA segment above includes these coding regions:
- a CDS encoding DNA primase large subunit PriL; amino-acid sequence: MLELYTLAKYPFLKDSLLHIKQQGLTLEELLTSHLYERARALGLSRVEESLEHSEIKEHDLSTPTAQLMELLSYPFARLLVSCINDKFLMKRYSLAEATLASKRLLEENIDLIELVCKEFFSDLHRDCDFFKIHFSEYLKYSSNLRSADWKLVNCELSNGWIKISKKDFVRLSQEAIRAKIDLELPIEVDKELKDSLKYYIEKLDSLVSTKKRAIPQLKTFGKVTVLRFPPCMRKLLASVESNENVPHAGRFALTSFLHSIGLGNEEILKIFATTPDFDERKTRYQIEHITGKISGTVYTPPECRTMKTYGLCYEPDELCKRDWLTHPLKYYRAKEKARGKQNLNSGKSLVQ